A segment of the Macrobrachium nipponense isolate FS-2020 chromosome 4, ASM1510439v2, whole genome shotgun sequence genome:
ACGTTCGTTTGCTATGAAGACTCATGATTTGGTTTCACGACCTTGAATGTATGAACAAGACACTTCTCGTGAGAATAAGTTTTCAATTAAAAAGGAAGTTTCTGATTATGtattgttaataattatattaaagttGCCTTTGATGTGTATTCCTTGACCTCGTAATTTTGAGACAAGTTACAGTGCTGTgttcaagtttattattattgaaatatgaccttgataaaaaaattatagaaacgaACATCAGAGATCATAATACAATGCCTATGTCACAACCTGGGGTTGGTTGATGATATGGTCGCCACTCGTCTGAATTAAGGCAGGCAAATGAGCCaagcatttttaaataaaaacagtcTCCGTGCGGGGATAGTGCCatcattgtaggcattacttaaggttctttgcagcgtgcttcggcccctagctgcaacccttttcgttccttttactggacctcctttcatattctctctcgtccatcttgctacccaccctcccctaacaattgattcatagtgcaactgctctgaggttttcttcctgttacacctttcaaaccttttactgtcagtttccatttaagCGCCGAATGACTTCATTGGCGccagtgcatggcctttggcctaaattctgctctattcaagcaataaaaaaaaaaaaacagcgagtGGAACATAGTTCAAAGAACGATTTAACATAATTTCAGCCCGAAGACGGTAAAACGcgacaaaatatttaaaatactattATTGGTTTACTGGGGATATTTTGGTGAGACATAAACCCACGATCTTATTATACTATCTTAATATTAGACGGAGAGTTAAGAACACAAATATGTTCATATTCATGTCGAAGTAAACACAACAGGTACAAAAAGGCTGAAGTCAGTTCGGAATtcgaattgcatatatatatatatatatatatatatatatatatatatatatatatatatatgtatatatatatagtatatatatatatatatatatatatatatatatatatatatatatatatatatatatatatatgatgtatcacGGTGAGTACCAGCGACAAAAATGTACCACCTAAAAGCTGAAACATTTTGTAAAAAGGACGAAAGCTCCACCTCCTTAGAGCAAAGTAGGGAAATGCCtctgcatttaattttgagacacGTTGTGGTGTCTTCTTCAttttcctgtttattattattgttataagaatgattgttattattgttgttgctgttgttgtggtATCAGTCCGTGTCTGGGTGTTTATAAAGGGGTCGACATCCACATGTAAGCATTATTGTTGGCGCCTCTGCTTTCGTAATCTTCAACGTATAATTAAAACCCGCCCCGCCGATGGTATTCCTGATATCCGACGGAGGTAAACGAAAGAAAATTTGCGCCAAGAAAGGTCACGAAATCGTGATCCTATCTGGCGGTATAATTTAGCCGCCATATTTGGAAGTGACGTCAAAATATAAATGCATCCTATCCCTTTCCCTTTCGTTATATAAACTCTGCGCACCACTGGCTAATATCGAGTACAATAGGCGTCGCTTATTTACTGATGAAGTTTCTCGTTAGGAGTTAAATATTTCCATGGCGGGGTTCATTAGAGATTCAgagggagaaaaaacaaaaataaagtgaGGTCGTGACAAGTCTTGAGTAATTAAAGTAAGGCCGATTACAGGCAGTTACAGGCCGATTatggaattaagagagagagagagagagagagagagagagagagagaagagagagagagagagagaatgaatcccTTTGCTTTATAACACTTTGTGTTCGAAATAGTGACTGATGAACTTCATTCTCTTGCAGATGAAAAGCTACCAAGGATTCCCGGATAACCATGGAAGCGCTGATCAATCTGATGATTACTTATGACATGATTGGAATTTTTCACTCTTGGACGACGTAGTTCAGCGAGGAAAAATGGTGTGGAATTTGGTGTTTAGGAGGACATGGTACGATTTGCATATAGTACATTGTGACCAAGTGATTACATTAAGCAGAAGAGAGCATACAAAGTTGTGACAGTTTTCCTCTGTTTATTTGAGTGCGTTCACTGCGAGAGAATCGGCGCCATGGCGTGGGATAGCCCACAGCGCCTTCAGGACTCTGTGGCCGCGTTCCTTGCAAAGAGTATCACTAGATTCACAGAAGATCGCATACGAGGGGCGATAGCACTCGTGCCTCCAGAATTGTTGATTGCCAGAGCAACCGCTGGTCTCATAAGACATCGCTGTTTGGAGGAGGAGTCTATATTTGCcgaagatgatgatgacgagAAAGAGACCACCACTCATTTAATAACTTACGAAGATGACTTAGATGATATGGATCTAGCGCTACTTGTGGTCAAGGTGGGCAGCTGAGTATATACGCTTTTGAATTATGTTCGGAATACATGACGATACACATGAACTGAAAAATGTTTGGGAGTTACTGATCACAATTAATTATCACAGTGTTGTAAATAAAGTTTGAACATGTGTTAACATCTTTTATTAGATTTATCTTAAAAGTGCGTTTGTCATTCAGGCTGCACAACTAATTTCTGCAAACGCTTTATTCCTTTGTCCTTATAAGTTAAGATTCTAGGCACTTCCTTTTGTTAGAGGGGTGACTTTGCTATCCTTGGTAAAGTATAGGATTTAGTTGTTCTTTAAAAGTTCGTCACTGCTACTCTATGAAGAGTTATGGTTTAAGTTAAAATGACATTTATCGGTCACAGTTaataatttgttttccttttttcgcAGGAAGCCCTAGATCAAGTAAAAGACTGGCTATCCAAGATCCCACAGAATCCAGGGGGTCCGAGACAGTCACTGGAAAGGGCTTTCGATGTATACTCTGACGTCCATCCAAAGTATGATAAGGATTTTGGAAAGCATCTGACCGGAATTCTGATGAAGTTTACGGTTCTTGAAAGTGTTTTCATTGACCGTGACTACGGTGACAAAGACAAACAGTGTGTTATACCGTTTGCTTGGGAAGGCTGGGTTACGAAGCTTGTGCACGTACTGGGGCCCTTTGAATCTTTGCTTGAACTAAAGGTATATGGTGGCATGTACCCCAGCATTCTAGAGGCCATCTTACAAGAGGCACCAAACCTTAAAAGTCTTTTCATCTCACATATCAATATCACAGATGAAATCTTGATAATAGCCAGCAAGTCATGTCCGATGCTGgagaagttttatttactccacaACTTCCCATGGCAGGTCATTTCCATGAAAGCTTTTTGTAAGACATTTTTTAAGGGCAGGAGTTTAAGCAAGCTCTCTGATCATGTTTTGCTAGGTGAGGATAAGACTGTTTATAAATCTTTCACTACCCTAAAGGAAGTTGAAGTTGCTTATGGGCGTATTGAGGTAGCAAAGAACTTTCATAAGTTGCTTCTCGCTTATTATCCTGAACTAACCTCTTACACATGTGAGTGGAAAACAAACGTCTTTGATGATCAGTATTCAAATCATGGCCGTGATATTTTAATGCCTATAACTAGAAATGGGAAAGTGCTCTCTCTAACCAAAATATTCTTTGAGTGTGGTGTGGTATATACAATGGGACTTGAACGACTGCATAAGTTTGCCTGGTGCTGCCCTGATGTCAGGTCCCTCGTGCTAGATCTTACCAATATGGGAACTGCCAAAATTTGTAAATCTGCAGGCAGACAGATGCTAGAGCTAATTCTTGAGTGGCCCAAATTAGAGGAATTGCATTTGAATCTACACTGTGATGATGAATTCAACATGAGCTTCCTGATGCCCATAATGTCaactaaaggccaagcactgaaatCCCTAATCCTGGAAGCCCCAACAGTTTCTCAGTGTTTGAACTCGAGCATAATTATTTGGTTCCTTCAGCAGTGCCCAAATCTTGTTCGCCTAAAGATGCATGTATGGCAGCGCTCCGTGTTAAACGTTCCAAACAATGGGGAAGGCCTCATCTTCCCAGTCTGTCAAAACCTCAAGGAAATAAGCTTCCATGAAGATGGACCTGGTGATAGCGATACCCCGGCAGCTGAGCCTGGACATAGGCAACGTTGGTGTGCTGTTCTAGAAGCACTACTCAAATCTGCTCAAAACCTGCAGATCCTCAGTATTAGTATGTGCCACGGGCTATCTTCGCTTCTTAAGAATAGTGTGTGCAATGTAGAAATCTTTCATCTACATGTGAAGTCGTGTTACGAAAGGAATCCCTCAGTTGAAAAGATCCAAGGTCTAGTGAATTCTTTGCCAAATCTTCAGTGGCTTTATTTGGAAGAATTGCGTGGCAGCACTTACTGGAGGATATGGCGTCATTATAGACACACAGGACTGAACATCCGTTGGGGAAATCTCTATGGGTGGCCCAGGACTTAATATGCTCAATGTAAACACTGAAGTACTGCAAATGTTTATTGTCGTAAACCCTTGTCTTAACGTTGGATTTCAAAATGGTATTACAGGATGACAGAGTCAGTATTAGTCAGTACGTATTGTCTTAAGCTATTACAGAATTGTTCCCAGATGTTCCATAGGATATAGAAGCATTATTTCGTATAATCtgacaactgtttttttttattataatcataGATAAATTTTTGTTGCTTAAAAACAATTAGTGAACTGTAACTGCAGTTGGATGATTGCAGCAGAATCAGGGAACCTAAAGTAATAGAATTATTTGCCGTGTGTTAATCCCATAAAAAATGTTGATGATCGGCCTTCCTGGCTTTTATAAACTgatgcttcttttttttatggggaTGTGATATTGACAAATTaaagttcatatattttttccatactTCGTACGGTATTATTACTACCTAGGTGATGTGAAGAAATGGACGTTGGTTTCACTGAAGTGATAAAAACTAGTGTCACAATACGTCGCTAGAACAAATTTGTTTTCAAGCAGTAATTAACTCCGGGAGAAATTCTGAAATTATATGATATCTGTGGTGAAAGGATTCCACCCCTGATTATGTATGAGAATATCATAGCTCGACACTGTAAATTAAATGTCTAAAAGGCAGAAACTGAATGAAAAACACACCTCTTCGGGAGATTCACAAGAAACCTCTGtctatttatttggtttttaaacACAACATCGACAAACCACGGAAGAACGTAAACATTATCTACAGCGTATCCGGAATGTGAGATAAAGAGAAGAGTAGCATTAAAGGACGAACTTCATGGTAAAGAGAAACCCGAAGACTAGTTACTAAAGGCATTACCTTAAACTGTTATGATTATAAATAAATTCTAGAGTAAGTGAGACAATGGATTAACCAATCCCTGTACCCAATCCCGACAGACTCAGCAATTTCTTATAATATGAATATGCTCTGGTATTTGAAGAGCTGCTACAGGTTATTGTTTTAAGTACTTGTATGATGAACTGTCTGACACTCCTCTTTCTACATATGAGCAGGATGTGAGGTCATTTGGAGTTGCCTGTTGTAATTTATGATAGGGAAAGAGTGATCGAGCTCTTGTACAGTGGTTAGGTTGTCTGGTTAAGCGAAGTGACCCGACGTAGAGAAACGGCTCTCTTGACGTGGGGAAATAAGAAAGGGCTTTCTACAAAATTCTGCCTCATGAAGAGCTAATTGAGCTGAATGATAAATCAAACTCTACGACGTTGCAGACAAGAAAACTTGAGTCACCATTTTTTCTGTGgagataaaaaactaaaagatCTGCAAATAAAGACTCGACGAAAGATGTGTCACCTTGAAGTGGCTTCTGACGATCAGATTTTGCTGATCACGGTTGTTGTGTTGGAGCTTTTGTTTTCCAGACGATTGTGCGCGCCGCCCTATTATCAAAGAAGGAGaagtagaagatgaagaagaaatgtaaaaaaacttcTTAAGCAGTAATTCCAATCTTGAGTTCTTAAATGGAAATTAACATGATAGTACCGAACCAACTGGTAGGTTTTGGAAATTGTTAACGTGAGACAGTTTGGTTATTTTGTCATGAGGCCAGGAAAAGAAGCAGTTTAAACTAAACATTTTAACGATATTCAGTTTATAATTGATTCATTAGGGACTGTTAAAATTATTTTGCAGCATTGAATAACATGTagcatttattttcatgatattgtaGACATTGTAAAAATTTCGGACCTTCTTAAACAATGACCCTAAGGGTTTTTGGTACATATCCACCTCtccggcgtgtttagtacaaggccgttggggactaccggtaaaacataaacaaaaggctgtaaataGTATCATcaagaaagaaatattagtcctagataacgacccccgaaaatccTAGGGGGTCACTTTCTAGGAAagctccagaatttttttttaagcaccAAGGTAGGAAGCTCCGTGAAAGGGAGAAACAGGTATAAAATCCTCATTCTTTTTCAATGGAAGAAGATATTTTCACTACAAAATACTTAACAAGAAGAACGCATGGCCTTGAAACCCGAAAGGGAGCATAGTCGGAAGCAACACCGAAAAACCACTGAAGAAGAAACCTTCATTATTAACTTCGTTCATCTGAGCTGATTGAAAAGACCATTTTCTAATCAAGATGAACACGAGAATAAAAATTCCCCGGATCTGCAAAGGTGACTCGCCCGTCTTGCAATAATTCGCGTCGTGATGAAGGGATTCTTACCTCTCCGCCACCGTCGAGTCCTTATATGGCTACCCAGGTAGTTTGACTGGGCTTCAAAAGTCCATTAATCCCTTATTTTTCTCCCTTACAATATCTCTAATTTATTCCCGGAAAGACCTTtagtatctttgtttttttttctcatacgtGCAGGTGAACAGACGGTAATCCCTTAAGATAAATCAAGAATGTTTTGATCTTTTTAAGAGGAAACTGATGTTATTCGTTTAAAGTACGTCTCATTGTATGTATTTTAAGAACACTTTAATAGGGATATTCTGAAATGTGGAGGAAAATGATGAACCTCGTGGAGTACTTGACAAAACGCTCGAACTCGTCGTAGGACACAGCCTCAACCACCAtcctggaaagaagaagataaatgTTTTGGTTGAGC
Coding sequences within it:
- the LOC135211261 gene encoding uncharacterized protein LOC135211261, coding for MAWDSPQRLQDSVAAFLAKSITRFTEDRIRGAIALVPPELLIARATAGLIRHRCLEEESIFAEDDDDEKETTTHLITYEDDLDDMDLALLVVKEALDQVKDWLSKIPQNPGGPRQSLERAFDVYSDVHPKYDKDFGKHLTGILMKFTVLESVFIDRDYGDKDKQCVIPFAWEGWVTKLVHVLGPFESLLELKVYGGMYPSILEAILQEAPNLKSLFISHINITDEILIIASKSCPMLEKFYLLHNFPWQVISMKAFCKTFFKGRSLSKLSDHVLLGEDKTVYKSFTTLKEVEVAYGRIEVAKNFHKLLLAYYPELTSYTCEWKTNVFDDQYSNHGRDILMPITRNGKVLSLTKIFFECGVVYTMGLERLHKFAWCCPDVRSLVLDLTNMGTAKICKSAGRQMLELILEWPKLEELHLNLHCDDEFNMSFLMPIMSTKGQALKSLILEAPTVSQCLNSSIIIWFLQQCPNLVRLKMHVWQRSVLNVPNNGEGLIFPVCQNLKEISFHEDGPGDSDTPAAEPGHRQRWCAVLEALLKSAQNLQILSISMCHGLSSLLKNSVCNVEIFHLHVKSCYERNPSVEKIQGLVNSLPNLQWLYLEELRGSTYWRIWRHYRHTGLNIRWGNLYGWPRT